A single Campylobacter hyointestinalis subsp. hyointestinalis DNA region contains:
- the phsA gene encoding thiosulfate reductase PhsA — protein sequence MAISRRSFLKTSAAVGTLAAFEANLGANLTFSKSNSKFVPSVCEMCSTRCPIEAEVVNDKCRFIQGNPKFGANKTSVCARGGAGVNQLYDPKRIVKPLIRVGKRGENRWREASWDEALNLCAKKLGEIKDKYGPQSVVFTSKSGESHTQMMNFACAYGSPNIFSHWSCCPITYNMVLSHTYGSGLSRDFANSKYIVNFGHNLFEGLVISDTKKVAKFANREDTKLLVLEPRFSVMASKADEWLPVKPGTDLAFLMALIHVWIRDSKYDKDFIDKYTIGFEEVAKSVKQTSPKWQENITGIKAKDVERIADEIWQKAPQVIIDWGHKTTTTRAEYQRTRAIAIANALMGNFEKRGGIYFSKDAKTFNKLCEEELFPTLANPDAGFKIPKGQRIDGCGEEGHKHEFISRKHGVLMDITPAILSQKPYPVKGWVNTRFNHLINVAGTNETIKAINELDFVVSIDIYLNDFSNLADVVLPEATYLERDESIQNKSGTAPGYYMRNKAVEPIAGTKSGYEIFRELARIMKIDKDYTWNNISEYRMAQAKGNDKLVADLIKNGYVSWKVPQVYYREAKFVKKFVEAYPNAAKFVDEDGLMSSQVKFKTPSSKIELFLPNIEAKFPGEGCLNANNMDVYGGHELCLMSGKTPIHTNGHTQSLPILNDLMSYSPVWINPKTAGRKGLKNGDNVILKNKFAEVKAILMVTEGIREDTLFIYHGFGHATPDLDNINGVGTNQSVILNPDDGVICGTMVTNVGVDIIKA from the coding sequence ATGGCAATTTCTAGAAGATCATTTTTAAAAACGAGTGCCGCCGTTGGAACGTTAGCAGCGTTTGAGGCGAATTTAGGTGCGAATTTGACATTTTCAAAATCAAACTCTAAATTTGTTCCAAGCGTATGCGAGATGTGCTCTACTCGCTGTCCTATTGAAGCAGAAGTAGTAAATGATAAATGCAGATTCATTCAAGGCAATCCAAAATTTGGCGCCAACAAGACATCTGTTTGTGCGCGTGGCGGAGCTGGAGTAAATCAACTTTATGACCCAAAACGTATAGTAAAACCTCTCATTAGAGTCGGTAAAAGAGGTGAAAACAGATGGAGAGAAGCGTCATGGGACGAAGCTTTGAACTTATGTGCTAAAAAGCTTGGCGAGATAAAAGATAAATACGGTCCCCAAAGCGTAGTATTTACTTCTAAATCAGGAGAAAGTCATACTCAAATGATGAATTTCGCCTGTGCTTATGGCAGTCCAAATATATTTTCTCACTGGTCTTGCTGTCCGATAACATACAATATGGTCTTAAGCCATACTTATGGAAGCGGACTTAGTAGAGACTTTGCAAATTCAAAATACATAGTAAATTTCGGGCATAATCTTTTTGAGGGTTTAGTGATCTCAGACACGAAAAAAGTCGCAAAATTTGCAAATAGAGAAGATACTAAACTACTAGTTTTGGAGCCTAGATTTAGCGTGATGGCTTCTAAAGCGGACGAATGGTTACCAGTAAAACCAGGAACCGATCTAGCATTCTTAATGGCGCTCATCCACGTATGGATAAGAGACTCTAAATACGACAAAGATTTTATAGATAAATACACGATAGGCTTTGAAGAAGTAGCAAAATCAGTCAAGCAAACTTCTCCTAAATGGCAAGAAAATATAACTGGTATAAAAGCGAAAGACGTCGAAAGAATAGCCGATGAAATTTGGCAAAAAGCACCACAAGTCATAATCGACTGGGGACACAAAACCACGACTACAAGAGCCGAATACCAAAGAACAAGAGCCATTGCTATAGCAAACGCACTAATGGGAAATTTCGAAAAACGCGGCGGAATTTACTTCTCAAAAGATGCAAAAACATTTAATAAACTCTGCGAAGAAGAGCTATTTCCTACATTAGCAAATCCAGATGCTGGATTTAAAATACCAAAAGGACAAAGGATAGATGGTTGTGGCGAGGAAGGTCATAAGCACGAGTTTATCTCACGAAAACACGGTGTTTTGATGGACATAACTCCTGCGATCTTATCTCAAAAACCATATCCGGTAAAAGGTTGGGTAAATACGAGATTTAATCATCTCATAAACGTAGCTGGTACAAACGAAACGATAAAAGCTATAAATGAGCTAGATTTTGTCGTTTCTATAGATATATATCTAAACGATTTTTCAAATTTAGCAGACGTCGTTTTGCCTGAAGCTACATATCTAGAAAGAGATGAGAGTATACAAAATAAATCCGGCACAGCTCCTGGATATTATATGAGAAATAAAGCAGTAGAGCCGATAGCAGGTACAAAAAGCGGCTACGAGATATTTAGAGAGTTGGCTCGCATTATGAAAATAGACAAAGACTATACTTGGAACAACATAAGCGAATACAGAATGGCTCAAGCAAAAGGAAACGACAAATTAGTAGCAGATCTCATAAAAAACGGATACGTTAGCTGGAAAGTTCCTCAAGTTTATTATAGAGAAGCTAAATTCGTCAAAAAATTTGTAGAAGCTTATCCTAACGCCGCTAAATTTGTTGATGAAGATGGGCTTATGAGCTCACAAGTCAAATTTAAAACTCCAAGCAGCAAGATAGAACTATTTTTACCCAATATCGAAGCTAAATTTCCAGGAGAAGGTTGCTTAAATGCAAATAATATGGACGTATATGGCGGGCACGAGCTATGTTTGATGAGCGGAAAAACACCTATCCATACAAACGGACATACTCAAAGTCTGCCTATACTAAATGATCTGATGAGTTATTCTCCTGTATGGATAAATCCAAAAACAGCAGGGAGAAAAGGCTTAAAAAACGGTGATAACGTCATTTTGAAA